Proteins from a single region of Hirundo rustica isolate bHirRus1 chromosome 1 unlocalized genomic scaffold, bHirRus1.pri.v3 SUPER_1_unloc_2, whole genome shotgun sequence:
- the LOC120766065 gene encoding NAD(P)(+)--arginine ADP-ribosyltransferase 2-like yields MAPLAHTLALLAMAMATAAIIELPLDMAPNSFDDQYLKCTDSMPKKFRELQFSDFCENKMFAKNWTKAKADWAAAGSVSHSLTQDQAIALWAYTMKELGLYQQFNVAVRAAGSSKWKYRNEFHFKSLHFLLTQALQKLRCPNQCYDVHRGVGDIKFSVNKNDKVHFGQFASSSTSENVAKGFGQGTLFKVHTCHGVDIHEFSKYPEEEEVLIPPFEIFNVTDVNEEGNTVVIELQSFGNGSRYDCEWLKGGSLPRNCPHLGVLLLATVAMAVVTGTL; encoded by the exons ATGGCCCCCCTGGCtcacaccctggcactgctggcaatGGCCATGGCCACTGCAGCCATCATAGAGTTGCCCCTGGACATGGCCCCGAACTCCTTCGATGACCAGTACCTGAAATGTACGGATTCCATGCCCAAGAAATTCCGGGAACTCCAGTTCTCTGACTTCTGTGAGAATAAAATGTTTGCCAAGAACTGGACGAAGGCCAAGGCCGACTGGGCAGCGGCGGGTTCTGTTTCACACTCTCTTACCCAAGACCAGGCCATCGCCCTCTGGGCCTACACCATGAAGGAGTTGGGCTTGTACCAGCAGTTCAATGTGGCCGTGCGTGCGGCTGGAAGCAGCAAATGGAAGTACCGGAACGAATTCCACTTCAAATCgctgcatttcctgctgacCCAGGCCCTCCAGAAGCTGAGATGCCCAAACCAGTGTTATGATGTGCACCGGGGGGTGGGCGACATCAAGTTCTCAGTGAATAAAAACGACAAAGTCCACTTTGGTCAGTTTGCGTCATCGTCAACGAGCGAAAATGTGGCCAAGGGTTTTGGACAGGGCACTCTATTCAAAGTGCACACGTGCCACGGCGTGGACATCCACGAATTCTCCAAGTatccagaggaggaggaggtgctgatcCCACCCTTCGAGATCTTCAATGTCACTGATGTCAACGAGGAAGGGAACACGGTGGTCATTGAGCTTCAATCCTTCGGGAACGGCAGCAGATACGACTGCGAGTGGCTGAAAG GTGGGAGCCTCCCCAGGAACTGCCCCCACCTCGGGGTGCTTCTCCTGGCCACCGTGGCCATGGCAGTGGTCACTGGAACCCTCTGA
- the LOC120766066 gene encoding NAD(P)(+)--arginine ADP-ribosyltransferase 2-like, with translation MATLTRTLALLATSVATVAIDVKWMDTAPNSFDDQYLGCGPAMTAVLPALNLSEFKENLVFAEAWREAVEDWKDQGSHVPSLLSLDQAIALRAYTMEGMRLYQQFNVAVREAGSSSSEYRDNLHFKSLHFLLTQALQKLRRPNQCYDVHRGVKNTQFKVNKNDKVRFGQFASSSMDIKVAWKFGHGTIFKVNTCHGVDIQGFASFPEEEEVLIPPFETFKVTDVSKIGNTMVIDLQSTGNASNYNCEWLKGGSLPRNSPHLGGLLLATVAMAVVTGTL, from the exons ATGGCCACCCTGACTCGcactctggcactgctggcaacATCCGTGGCCACTGTGGCCATTGATGTGAAGTGGATGGACACGGCCCCGAACTCCTTCGATGACCAGTACCTGGGCTGCGGCCCTGCCATGACCGCGGTGTTGCCGGCCCTCAACCTTTCCGAGTTCAAGGAGAATCTTGTGTTTGCCGAGGCCTGGCGTGAGGCCGTGGAGGACTGGAAAGACCAGGGGTCCCACGTGCCCAGTCTGTTGTCCCTAGACCAGGCCATCGCTCTCAGGGCCTACACCATGGAGGGGATGCGCTTGTACCAGCAGTTCAACGTGGCCGTGCGTGAGGCTGGAAGTAGCAGCTCGGAATACCGCGACAACTTGCACTTCAAATCgctgcatttcctgctgacCCAGGCCCTCCAGAAGCTGAGACGACCGAACCAGTGTTATGATGTGCACCGGGGGGTGAAGAACACCCAGTTCAAGGTgaataaaaatgacaaagtCCGCTTTGGTCAGTTTGCATCATCGTCAATGGATATAAAGGTGGCCTGGAAATTTGGGCATGGCACTATATTCAAGGTGAACACGTGCCACGGCGTGGACATCCAGGGATTCGCCAGCtttccagaggaggaggaggtgctgatcCCACCCTTTGAGACATTCAAGGTCACCGATGTGAGCAAGATAGGGAACACGATGGTTATTGATCTTCAATCCACTGGGAACGCCAGCAACTACAACTGCGAGTGGCTGAAAG GTGGGAGCCTCCCCAGGAACTCCCCCCACCTTGGGGGGCTTCTCCTGGCCACCGTGGCCATGGCAGTGGTCACCGGAACCCTCTGA